Proteins encoded together in one Acholeplasma hippikon window:
- a CDS encoding amino acid ABC transporter substrate-binding protein, which translates to MKKIIFLTSIMLILFTVACAKKEGTVYETAVSRGNLVIGLDATFAPMGFKEENGEIVGFDIDLAKAVGEYLKLEVISQPINWDTKEFELKSKQIDMIWNGLTITESRKENMLFSKSYMNNSQIVITNRESVKTVNDLKNLKVGIQTNSSAEFAVKDSNIANDIQLLKFDDYATALYELQNNLIDAIVVDDIVGRYMLTVKNITNLFILDEDFGSEEYGIGFNLGEIKLKEKIDEALTYLLESGVAAEISNKWFGNNLFILGE; encoded by the coding sequence ATGAAAAAAATAATATTTTTAACAAGTATCATGCTTATTTTATTTACAGTAGCATGTGCAAAAAAAGAGGGCACAGTCTATGAAACTGCTGTAAGTAGAGGAAATTTAGTAATCGGTTTAGATGCTACGTTTGCGCCAATGGGTTTCAAAGAAGAAAACGGAGAAATTGTTGGGTTTGATATTGATCTAGCAAAAGCAGTAGGAGAATACTTAAAGTTAGAAGTAATTTCCCAGCCTATTAATTGGGATACAAAAGAATTTGAACTTAAGAGTAAACAAATTGATATGATTTGGAACGGATTAACGATTACCGAATCTAGAAAAGAAAATATGTTGTTTTCTAAATCATATATGAACAATAGTCAAATTGTTATTACGAATAGAGAGAGCGTAAAAACTGTCAATGACTTAAAAAATTTAAAAGTTGGTATTCAAACCAATAGTTCAGCTGAGTTTGCTGTTAAGGATTCAAATATTGCCAATGATATTCAACTCTTGAAGTTTGATGATTATGCAACAGCACTTTATGAGTTACAAAATAATTTGATTGATGCAATTGTTGTTGATGATATCGTTGGTAGATATATGTTAACTGTCAAAAATATTACAAATCTATTTATTTTAGATGAAGATTTTGGCAGTGAAGAATATGGAATTGGTTTTAATTTAGGTGAAATTAAACTTAAAGAAAAGATCGATGAAGCATTAACTTATTTATTAGAATCCGGTGTTGCTGCCGAAATTTCTAATAAATGGTTTGGAAATAATCTATTTATTTTAGGAGAATAA
- a CDS encoding amino acid ABC transporter permease, with translation MSDIINNLISGAFVSLKIFIITAVVSLILGLILALLSRKKMLSKILNIYTLFFRGTPLMMQLILIMYGLPQLGIYVDRLLVAYIGFILNYTAYFIEIFKSGISSVDSEQIDAARAYGANEFQVASYIIIPQAFKLQLPVVSNELINLIKDTSIVTVIAVSDILRIVKEMVSNTFTLTPFLISTLFYLVISFIIVKTLKLVDKKIFN, from the coding sequence ATGTCAGATATTATAAATAATCTCATCAGTGGAGCATTTGTTTCACTAAAGATATTTATAATTACTGCAGTTGTATCTTTAATATTAGGATTAATATTAGCCTTATTATCGCGAAAAAAAATGTTAAGCAAGATATTAAACATTTACACACTATTTTTTAGAGGGACACCACTCATGATGCAACTAATTCTCATTATGTATGGATTACCTCAGTTAGGAATATATGTTGATAGATTACTTGTTGCATATATAGGTTTTATACTAAATTACACTGCATATTTTATAGAAATCTTTAAATCAGGAATTTCGTCTGTAGACAGTGAACAAATTGATGCAGCAAGAGCATATGGGGCAAATGAGTTTCAAGTTGCGAGTTATATCATTATTCCACAAGCATTTAAATTGCAGTTGCCAGTTGTTTCAAATGAATTAATTAATCTTATCAAAGATACATCAATTGTGACAGTAATTGCAGTTTCAGATATTCTAAGAATAGTTAAGGAAATGGTTTCAAATACTTTTACATTAACACCTTTTCTCATTTCAACTTTATTCTACCTAGTAATTAGCTTTATCATTGTAAAAACATTAAAGTTAGTTGATAAAAAGATTTTTAATTAA
- a CDS encoding sensor domain-containing diguanylate cyclase yields the protein MKSLHTLMQIFSSFDEAIYIVDKNRKILYFNPIAERITGFSKDELVGKYCQNDTLNHVDNQGTKLCIKDCPLVTAIRKNIVMEHQIYLHHKEGHRVPVKVKTIPYVEDNETVGGIEVFSLVNKEKFEETYQLAKEKLNYIDPLTKVFNRYFLEELINGNYPINVYDYDILFIDADDFKQVNDQFGHLVGDELLSIISKTINLYLDENEYVIRFGGDEFIVLIKKSDKTPERSETIKNLINQSSLRNFKFYPSVSIGVYITKPNNHLKEALNNADKALYVSKSMGKNRIHIYK from the coding sequence ATGAAAAGTTTACATACATTAATGCAGATATTTTCTTCTTTCGATGAAGCAATCTATATTGTTGATAAAAACAGAAAAATTCTGTATTTCAATCCAATAGCTGAAAGAATAACTGGATTTTCAAAAGATGAACTTGTGGGGAAGTACTGTCAAAATGATACATTAAATCATGTTGATAATCAAGGTACAAAACTTTGTATAAAAGATTGTCCATTAGTAACTGCAATTCGTAAAAACATCGTCATGGAACATCAAATTTATCTTCATCATAAAGAAGGACATCGTGTGCCTGTAAAAGTGAAAACAATTCCATATGTTGAAGATAATGAGACCGTGGGTGGGATTGAAGTCTTTAGTTTAGTTAACAAGGAAAAGTTTGAAGAAACATATCAATTAGCTAAAGAAAAGTTAAATTATATTGATCCACTAACAAAAGTCTTTAACCGTTACTTTTTAGAAGAACTTATCAATGGAAATTATCCAATAAACGTTTATGACTATGATATTTTGTTTATTGATGCAGATGATTTTAAACAAGTTAATGATCAATTTGGACACCTCGTGGGAGACGAGTTGCTGTCTATCATATCTAAAACTATTAATTTATATTTAGATGAAAATGAGTATGTTATCCGTTTTGGTGGAGATGAATTTATTGTCTTAATCAAAAAGTCTGATAAAACGCCTGAACGAAGTGAAACCATTAAAAATCTAATCAATCAATCTAGTTTAAGAAACTTTAAATTCTATCCAAGTGTTTCAATTGGCGTTTATATCACCAAACCTAATAATCACTTGAAAGAAGCCCTTAATAACGCTGATAAAGCACTTTATGTATCAAAATCAATGGGCAAGAACAGAATCCATATTTATAAATAA
- a CDS encoding TMEM164 family acyltransferase, translating into MEYTLFGKEHIILLIISIAFIIISNTLLNKFTRQSEKRIKISFIIIYSLILLSEIAKQIHGYITYGEVSIGYYPFHICSYALYFFPFVAFKKQYPKRLMLTATILGIIPGLVTIFYPSNVLQGGFVTANSFFYHSLMIIFGIQILSSGIYHYRPKDFIYTLLSIVVIFSIALTANTIFKGADFAFIGTGGSAPYGEWFISKFGKALYVTTVYSLFSFIVFLFQLPYMIGYVIKNKTLHTIRLRNNSI; encoded by the coding sequence ATGGAATATACATTATTTGGAAAAGAACATATTATATTATTAATTATTTCAATTGCATTTATTATCATTAGTAACACACTATTAAATAAATTTACAAGACAAAGCGAAAAACGTATAAAAATTTCATTTATCATCATTTATTCTTTAATATTATTAAGTGAAATTGCAAAACAAATTCACGGATATATCACTTATGGTGAAGTTAGCATCGGATATTATCCATTTCATATTTGTAGTTATGCACTATACTTCTTCCCATTTGTTGCATTCAAAAAACAATATCCAAAACGTTTAATGTTAACTGCAACTATTTTAGGAATCATTCCAGGGTTAGTAACTATCTTTTATCCATCTAACGTCTTACAAGGTGGCTTTGTTACCGCAAATAGTTTCTTCTACCATTCATTAATGATTATCTTCGGTATTCAAATATTATCATCTGGTATTTATCATTATCGACCAAAAGATTTTATTTATACATTATTATCAATAGTTGTGATTTTCTCAATTGCTTTAACAGCAAACACAATCTTCAAAGGTGCAGATTTTGCATTCATAGGTACAGGTGGTTCAGCACCATATGGAGAATGGTTCATTTCTAAATTTGGTAAAGCTTTATATGTTACAACCGTTTATTCACTATTCTCATTTATCGTGTTTTTATTCCAATTACCATATATGATTGGCTATGTAATTAAAAATAAAACTCTACATACTATTAGACTAAGAAATAATTCCATTTAA
- a CDS encoding GGDEF domain-containing protein, whose amino-acid sequence MYRLKYSEEWEIKQYSNQANIVYLSSIVLTTIILLILTFSKDIFLIVASSFTLITGIITYALNRKQKYALASTVFILTISINALFHHLYLGFESGFVFYVFNICALIIFTKWEDKTKQIWIMIEVAIFLVASLYVLIEGILIPGVMLNQNWFIFYFSINLVMNVIGVANSANFYVKISKNAHQKLVELASTDSLTGLANRTSFEYKFSLIAKNRSEGVGILMIDVDNFKQINDQYGHTVGDEILVKIGSLLKKYENNECFPSRIGGEEFTVLIHTNSAETVYKYAESIRKTIQSNKFNLNIPVTISVGAVFKPKDLFKDINLFSEADNLLYNAKNDGKNKVKFKKFTVTDIT is encoded by the coding sequence TTGTACAGATTAAAGTACTCTGAAGAGTGGGAAATCAAGCAGTATAGTAATCAAGCAAATATTGTCTATTTAAGTTCGATCGTTTTAACAACGATTATCTTACTTATATTGACGTTTTCAAAGGACATATTCTTAATCGTAGCTTCTTCATTTACGTTAATTACGGGAATAATTACGTATGCTTTAAATAGAAAACAAAAGTATGCACTTGCATCTACAGTGTTTATCTTAACGATTAGTATAAATGCACTCTTTCATCATCTATATTTAGGATTTGAATCAGGGTTTGTATTTTATGTCTTTAATATTTGCGCATTAATTATTTTTACAAAATGGGAAGATAAAACTAAACAAATTTGGATTATGATAGAAGTAGCCATTTTTTTAGTTGCATCTTTATATGTATTAATTGAAGGTATTTTAATTCCAGGTGTAATGTTAAATCAAAACTGGTTTATATTTTATTTCTCAATTAATTTAGTGATGAATGTTATTGGTGTTGCAAACTCAGCTAATTTTTATGTAAAAATTAGTAAGAATGCACATCAGAAATTAGTTGAATTAGCATCAACAGACAGTCTAACAGGATTAGCAAATAGAACAAGTTTTGAGTATAAATTTAGTCTTATTGCTAAGAATAGAAGTGAAGGTGTTGGTATCTTGATGATTGACGTTGATAATTTTAAACAAATCAATGATCAATATGGTCATACTGTTGGTGATGAAATTTTAGTTAAAATTGGATCGCTTTTAAAAAAATACGAAAATAATGAATGTTTCCCATCTAGAATTGGTGGCGAAGAATTTACAGTATTGATCCATACGAACTCTGCTGAAACAGTTTATAAATATGCGGAATCTATTAGAAAAACAATACAGTCAAATAAGTTTAATTTAAACATTCCGGTAACTATTTCAGTTGGTGCAGTATTCAAACCGAAGGATTTATTTAAAGACATCAACTTGTTTTCTGAAGCTGATAATTTACTATATAACGCAAAAAATGACGGCAAAAACAAAGTGAAATTCAAAAAATTTACAGTAACGGATATAACATGA
- a CDS encoding lysophospholipid acyltransferase family protein: MKKQKEVKIRHFIIGRIAKPFVIIVLKIKYKYHYRNHKELKNKGPFLVLGNHTVPVDPILMGLNFPFHLYYFATEQIFNLGLLSKLLIFAVNPIKKSKSLSDLSAIRKAKKIVQEGGSVAVFPEGNVTYDGQTSHINPSIVKLVRLLRIPVIFYKTKGFYLSNPRWTLKVKRGYTESYIENILYPNDYEKMDDDELYEVIKKSLYVNAYEDQFLQTYEYKGIKLALGLERLIFIDFTNDTPFVTYTKKNKLLSKSSDLCLTYQSNGFIKYNENTTNLIELNQEVIKSYLRFLKQTKEDFITLDRAKVYDFREKRRKRLNNHIVHLYKHKLLLISKKEIELTFNQIINLAIQGKRKLIIYTKDKNYLLTFNKNVSPYKYLLTYQNYLSQKEGRENGEFYKFGLQ, from the coding sequence ATGAAAAAACAAAAAGAAGTAAAGATAAGACACTTTATTATTGGAAGAATTGCTAAACCATTCGTAATAATTGTGTTAAAAATTAAATATAAATATCATTATAGAAACCACAAGGAACTTAAAAATAAAGGTCCTTTTTTGGTTTTAGGTAATCACACAGTACCGGTTGACCCAATTTTAATGGGGTTGAATTTCCCATTTCATTTATACTATTTCGCAACAGAACAAATCTTTAATTTAGGATTATTATCTAAATTATTAATATTTGCGGTTAATCCAATTAAAAAATCAAAATCATTATCTGATTTATCTGCAATTAGAAAAGCGAAGAAAATTGTACAAGAAGGCGGTTCTGTTGCAGTATTCCCAGAAGGGAATGTAACTTATGATGGACAAACAAGTCATATCAATCCAAGTATCGTTAAACTCGTTAGATTGTTACGTATTCCGGTAATTTTTTATAAAACTAAAGGGTTTTACTTATCTAACCCAAGATGGACTTTAAAAGTAAAAAGAGGTTATACCGAAAGTTATATAGAAAATATTTTATACCCTAATGACTATGAAAAAATGGATGATGATGAACTATACGAAGTTATTAAAAAATCATTATATGTAAATGCATATGAAGATCAATTCCTTCAAACATATGAATACAAAGGTATAAAACTTGCACTTGGCTTAGAACGATTAATTTTCATTGATTTTACAAACGATACACCATTCGTCACTTATACAAAGAAAAATAAATTATTATCTAAATCAAGTGATTTATGTTTAACTTATCAATCAAATGGATTTATTAAGTATAATGAGAATACGACTAATTTGATTGAGTTAAATCAAGAAGTTATCAAGAGTTATTTAAGATTCCTAAAACAAACGAAGGAAGATTTTATAACACTTGATCGTGCAAAGGTGTATGATTTTAGAGAAAAAAGACGAAAAAGATTAAATAATCATATTGTTCATCTGTATAAACATAAGTTACTATTAATTTCTAAGAAAGAGATAGAACTAACATTTAATCAAATTATTAATCTTGCGATTCAAGGAAAACGAAAACTAATTATTTATACAAAAGATAAAAATTATCTGCTGACTTTCAATAAGAATGTGAGTCCATATAAATACTTATTAACATATCAAAATTATCTAAGTCAAAAAGAGGGAAGAGAAAATGGAGAATTTTATAAATTCGGATTACAGTAG
- a CDS encoding sodium/glutamate symporter, whose protein sequence is MENFINSDYSSWSLVVEFGIIAFTLILGNILRRKVKFLRDMLFPTSIIAGFIGLFLKFLIYQFDIKISGQHILTNGLLEAITYHTIALGFIAMGLKSVKQESTNKLKGRPFKTGLLIVNTYLLQGIIGILITVGFSLIYSNIAPYGGLLLPMGFGQGPGQANNIGLIFESNGFINGQTFGLAIATLGTLWACVAGIFYINRRAKEGKLKRSSEEKVQVLKNSDIESSDEIPVSEAIDKMSIQLIFVMAVYAMTFIFINFITNLIGPSSDISRLIWGFNFIFGMLFAMVFKSILNFLRKTRLMKRKYTNEYLLNRITGVVFDFMIVASIMSIKLETFNDTGLWVTLLVMTTVCGLITYFYLLFVTKRVYPDYQNQAFASLFGNLTGTASNGIALLREIDPNFETPAADDLVTGSSTAIMFGAPILLITAVIYRPEWYWLWGSVLLMMIFFAIFNYFMLRKDKVK, encoded by the coding sequence ATGGAGAATTTTATAAATTCGGATTACAGTAGTTGGAGTCTAGTTGTTGAATTTGGTATTATCGCTTTTACACTAATTCTCGGTAATATACTGAGAAGAAAAGTTAAATTTTTAAGAGATATGTTATTTCCAACTTCAATTATTGCAGGTTTTATTGGATTATTTTTAAAATTTTTAATTTATCAATTTGATATTAAGATTTCTGGCCAACATATCCTTACCAATGGATTACTTGAGGCAATCACATATCATACAATTGCATTAGGATTTATTGCAATGGGGTTAAAATCTGTTAAACAGGAATCAACCAATAAATTAAAAGGGAGACCATTTAAAACAGGACTTTTAATTGTCAATACATATCTACTTCAAGGTATTATTGGGATTTTAATAACTGTTGGATTCTCATTAATATATAGTAATATTGCACCTTATGGTGGCTTACTATTACCAATGGGATTTGGTCAGGGCCCTGGACAAGCAAATAATATTGGCTTAATTTTTGAGTCAAATGGCTTTATTAATGGTCAAACATTTGGTTTAGCAATAGCAACCCTTGGTACGCTTTGGGCATGTGTAGCGGGTATTTTCTATATTAACCGTCGCGCCAAAGAAGGTAAATTAAAGAGAAGTTCTGAAGAAAAAGTTCAAGTACTTAAAAATTCGGATATTGAATCATCAGATGAAATTCCGGTAAGTGAAGCAATTGATAAGATGAGTATCCAATTGATCTTCGTCATGGCTGTATATGCAATGACATTTATCTTTATTAATTTCATCACAAATTTAATTGGACCTTCGTCTGATATCAGTAGATTAATTTGGGGATTCAACTTTATTTTTGGTATGTTATTTGCGATGGTATTTAAATCCATCTTAAATTTCTTAAGAAAAACAAGATTAATGAAACGTAAATATACGAATGAATATTTATTAAATCGTATTACAGGTGTTGTATTTGACTTTATGATTGTTGCATCTATTATGTCAATAAAATTAGAGACATTTAATGATACTGGGTTATGGGTTACATTACTTGTAATGACCACAGTTTGTGGTTTAATAACTTATTTCTATTTATTATTTGTAACAAAAAGAGTTTATCCAGATTATCAAAATCAAGCTTTCGCTTCATTGTTTGGTAATTTAACTGGAACGGCTTCAAATGGTATTGCGTTACTTAGAGAAATAGACCCAAATTTTGAAACACCGGCAGCAGATGATTTAGTAACAGGTTCATCAACAGCTATTATGTTTGGTGCACCAATCTTATTAATCACTGCAGTGATATATAGACCAGAATGGTATTGGTTATGGGGATCAGTACTACTAATGATGATTTTCTTTGCAATTTTCAATTACTTCATGTTAAGAAAAGATAAAGTTAAATAA
- a CDS encoding alpha/beta hydrolase: MKVNKGEVNRELALTGRLIQTFVPSFSQNKLPIARSLMNLIKGSCKVDLSYEQIYIKREDGTDLRVCIYKPNTMNEPLPVVVWMHGGGYGLGIPEQNEKFFKRMIDETNVVIVSPDYTLSFEKPYPAAINDCYLALKFTKDNASLLNIKPNQIMIGGESAGGGLTAALSIIARDKKEVNISFQMPLYPMLDDRMIFPSTIDNNDPVWDSKSNKEAWKVYLGDLFGTDDVPPYASPMREIDFSNLPPTLTYVGSLEVFKDETMDYVDKLLKSSNEVYFQLYEGCYHSFDMLNSNTVIANEAFTFLFTTLRYAIKNYFKEN; encoded by the coding sequence ATGAAAGTAAATAAAGGTGAAGTTAATAGAGAATTAGCATTGACTGGGAGGCTTATTCAAACATTTGTACCATCATTCAGTCAAAATAAACTACCGATTGCTAGATCATTAATGAATTTAATTAAAGGGAGTTGTAAAGTAGATTTATCATATGAACAAATCTATATTAAACGTGAGGACGGTACTGACTTAAGAGTATGTATTTATAAACCAAATACAATGAATGAACCATTGCCAGTTGTCGTGTGGATGCACGGTGGTGGCTATGGATTAGGTATTCCAGAACAAAATGAAAAGTTCTTTAAGCGCATGATTGATGAAACAAATGTAGTCATAGTTTCACCTGATTACACATTATCATTTGAAAAACCTTATCCTGCAGCGATCAATGATTGTTATTTAGCTTTAAAATTTACTAAAGATAATGCCTCTCTACTAAATATTAAACCTAATCAAATTATGATTGGTGGAGAATCAGCTGGTGGTGGGTTAACTGCTGCACTAAGTATTATCGCAAGAGATAAAAAAGAAGTTAATATTTCTTTTCAAATGCCGCTTTATCCAATGCTTGATGATCGAATGATTTTCCCTTCAACAATTGATAATAATGATCCAGTATGGGATTCTAAATCAAATAAAGAAGCTTGGAAAGTTTATTTAGGAGACTTATTTGGAACTGATGATGTTCCACCGTATGCAAGTCCGATGCGTGAAATTGATTTTTCTAATTTACCACCTACATTAACATATGTAGGGTCTTTAGAAGTTTTTAAAGATGAAACAATGGATTATGTTGATAAATTACTTAAATCTTCAAATGAAGTATATTTTCAACTTTATGAGGGTTGTTATCACTCGTTTGATATGTTAAACTCTAATACGGTTATTGCAAATGAAGCCTTCACGTTTTTATTTACAACATTAAGGTATGCAATTAAAAATTATTTTAAAGAAAACTAG
- a CDS encoding RluA family pseudouridine synthase, giving the protein MNMIKFNPSIEFVGKTIREYLQSLFVGKAVIYKYSSNKWIFVNDKNVNSEYRLKEDDQIEILLEEKDTTYFTNEPITIIYEDDDIVLVEKPIDLLVHTDGNEYDTLTDRVGNYYQEKGYKHPVLPAHRIDKDTSGMVLFAKHFVALAYFSNLFENNSIHKIYRCIVEGRMENKEGKIASKLLFDNKQNKMVISKYGKEAESKYVVVRNLLDETVLDVSIKSGRTHQIRVHLASIGHPVVGDKIYGHEKIRLMLHFRKIGFKHFRDGKMLFFESKSDF; this is encoded by the coding sequence ATGAATATGATTAAATTTAATCCATCAATAGAATTTGTAGGAAAAACAATTAGAGAATATCTGCAAAGTTTATTTGTTGGGAAAGCAGTTATTTATAAATATTCTTCAAATAAATGGATATTTGTAAATGATAAAAATGTAAATTCAGAGTATCGTTTAAAAGAAGATGATCAAATTGAAATTTTACTTGAAGAAAAAGATACTACTTATTTTACAAATGAACCAATCACAATCATCTATGAAGATGATGATATCGTATTAGTTGAAAAACCAATTGATTTATTAGTTCATACGGATGGTAATGAATATGATACTTTAACTGATCGTGTAGGAAACTACTATCAAGAAAAAGGTTATAAACATCCTGTATTACCTGCACATCGAATTGATAAAGATACATCAGGTATGGTTTTATTTGCTAAACATTTTGTTGCACTCGCATATTTTTCTAATCTCTTTGAAAATAATAGTATCCATAAAATTTACCGCTGTATTGTTGAAGGTAGAATGGAAAATAAAGAAGGAAAAATTGCTTCTAAATTATTATTTGATAATAAACAAAATAAAATGGTTATTTCTAAATACGGTAAAGAAGCAGAATCTAAATATGTTGTTGTTAGAAATTTACTAGATGAAACAGTTTTAGATGTGTCAATTAAAAGTGGACGTACACATCAAATTCGTGTACATTTAGCTTCAATTGGTCATCCTGTTGTAGGTGATAAGATTTATGGACACGAAAAAATAAGGTTGATGCTGCACTTTAGAAAAATTGGCTTTAAACATTTTAGAGATGGTAAAATGTTATTCTTTGAATCTAAATCAGATTTCTAA
- a CDS encoding IS3 family transposase (programmed frameshift), which yields MKEKNKFYAEEIKLKAIEMKSAGVPVKEIMEKLGIKSESQVYTWWYWFKNGDLQRLKQPIGKQYSYGHGPKATSDEERIKQLEIQNDILKKYIKMKGRPIGKIILELVDSYKERLSVTTILSVLGVSKSNYYRWLKVSPNERPEHKLKDEITRLCQLYKYKYGYRKIHSKLLKTTKTSKNTVQKVMQRYNLQCKVKPMKRKKTGQPLNVVDNILNRDFTAKRPLEKLVTDITYLPFGSKMQYLSTIIDLYNGEIIAYKIDDKQDVHLVLETLRQIPTLTDDCILHSDQGSVYTSDAFQENVKQKGITMSMSRKGTPADNASIECFHSNLKHETFYLEPHLKSSNEIVAQTVIEYIKYYNETRIQAKLGYLSPVEFRKLNRL from the exons ATGAAAGAGAAAAACAAATTTTACGCAGAAGAGATTAAACTCAAAGCAATCGAAATGAAATCAGCTGGCGTGCCAGTAAAAGAGATCATGGAGAAATTAGGTATAAAAAGCGAAAGCCAAGTATACACTTGGTGGTATTGGTTTAAAAATGGTGATTTACAAAGGTTAAAACAACCGATTGGGAAACAATATAGTTATGGCCATGGACCAAAAGCAACATCTGATGAAGAGCGTATTAAACAACTTGAGATTCAAAATGACATCTTAAAAAAGTATATAAAAATGAAGGGCAGGCCGATAG GGAAAATAATCTTAGAACTCGTAGACTCTTATAAAGAGAGGCTATCAGTTACAACCATATTATCAGTTTTAGGAGTATCTAAAAGTAATTACTACAGATGGCTTAAAGTATCACCTAACGAGAGACCTGAACACAAACTGAAAGATGAAATAACGCGTTTATGTCAGCTATACAAATACAAGTATGGTTATCGAAAGATACATAGCAAATTACTTAAAACGACAAAAACAAGTAAAAATACAGTTCAAAAGGTGATGCAAAGATACAATTTACAGTGTAAGGTGAAACCAATGAAACGTAAGAAAACAGGCCAACCATTAAATGTGGTGGATAACATTCTAAACCGCGATTTTACCGCAAAAAGACCGCTAGAAAAATTAGTAACAGATATTACATATTTACCATTCGGAAGTAAAATGCAGTATCTATCAACCATTATTGATTTATATAATGGGGAGATTATAGCTTATAAAATAGATGACAAACAGGACGTTCATTTAGTTTTAGAAACACTAAGACAAATACCAACGTTAACGGATGACTGTATACTTCATAGTGATCAGGGATCCGTATACACATCGGATGCATTTCAAGAAAACGTAAAACAAAAAGGCATTACCATGAGTATGTCCCGTAAAGGAACACCTGCTGATAATGCCTCTATCGAATGTTTTCATAGCAACCTAAAGCATGAAACATTCTATTTAGAACCCCATCTCAAAAGTTCTAATGAAATTGTAGCACAAACTGTGATAGAATATATAAAATATTACAATGAAACACGAATACAAGCAAAATTAGGTTATCTATCTCCTGTGGAGTTTAGAAAATTAAACCGATTATAA
- a CDS encoding transposase — protein MRERKTIKHRQYTIEEKNEMVINYLTGKSSGYTTLAKQLDVDSSVVRRWVKQYQTFGTTVDRRGIATKETTPNKGRPKQPIKYEDMSKE, from the coding sequence ATGAGAGAAAGAAAAACAATCAAACATAGACAATATACAATTGAAGAAAAAAATGAAATGGTAATTAATTATCTAACTGGTAAATCAAGTGGTTATACTACTTTAGCAAAACAATTAGATGTAGATTCATCTGTGGTTCGAAGATGGGTTAAACAATATCAAACATTTGGAACAACAGTAGATAGACGTGGTATAGCAACCAAAGAAACAACACCAAACAAAGGTAGACCTAAACAACCAATCAAGTATGAAGATATGAGTAAAGAATAA